From a single Nostoc edaphicum CCNP1411 genomic region:
- a CDS encoding proton extrusion protein PcxA: MKNSFAKTPALFRQRLKRYLRSLKHWFLDTPERALLEAQQAAQRIKNIEIEHFDNKKISSESVKYTENVMSYWQVYLDKNLTIIKIRLAEFQMSRGIINISNSVLLETLKDIDEVVEKYAIKDEIISNSALTPTSQSPQLNHLEINKQPDLSNTSDVKATPQSENTRVFQRSISKAFNRVKSDFAPRSEEEFIRNYRVSRNRTIIALRFLITLIIVPLLTQYLSKQFLVTPILEKIRGDNTTQIFINSDMEKKALHDLHIFQEELRFEYLLNQAPPLYSEIIQEKIKNKAVGISEEFRRKSNSSISNVFADLISLFSFGIVVALSKREIVMFKSFLDTIVYGLSDSAKAFLIILVTDIFVGFHSPEGWEVLLAGFSEHLGLPTSRNVIFFFIATFPVILNTIFKYWIFRYLSRLSPSALATLKEMDE, translated from the coding sequence TGCAAAAACACCAGCATTATTCCGCCAAAGACTCAAAAGATACTTGCGATCGCTTAAACATTGGTTTTTAGATACACCAGAAAGGGCACTATTAGAAGCTCAACAGGCAGCTCAGAGAATTAAAAACATCGAGATCGAACATTTTGATAACAAAAAAATATCTTCAGAGTCAGTAAAGTATACTGAGAATGTCATGTCATATTGGCAAGTATACCTCGATAAAAATTTAACTATTATCAAGATCAGACTTGCAGAATTCCAGATGAGTCGGGGGATTATCAATATTTCTAACTCTGTTTTGTTAGAAACACTAAAGGACATTGATGAAGTTGTCGAAAAGTACGCAATCAAGGATGAAATAATTAGTAACAGCGCATTAACACCAACTTCTCAATCCCCACAACTTAACCATCTCGAAATTAACAAACAGCCAGACTTATCTAATACAAGTGATGTTAAAGCAACGCCTCAATCTGAAAATACTAGAGTGTTTCAGAGGTCTATAAGCAAAGCATTTAATAGAGTTAAGTCAGATTTTGCACCGCGCTCAGAAGAAGAATTTATCAGGAATTATAGAGTTTCTAGAAACAGAACAATAATTGCCTTGAGATTTTTGATAACTCTTATTATTGTACCGCTTTTAACTCAATATTTATCTAAGCAATTTTTAGTAACTCCAATATTAGAAAAAATTAGAGGAGATAATACAACTCAAATTTTCATCAATTCTGACATGGAAAAAAAAGCTCTCCATGATTTACATATTTTTCAAGAAGAACTTAGATTTGAATATTTGCTTAATCAAGCTCCACCACTTTATTCAGAGATAATACAAGAAAAAATTAAAAATAAAGCAGTTGGAATATCTGAAGAATTCCGCAGGAAAAGTAATAGTAGTATTAGTAATGTTTTTGCTGATTTAATATCATTATTTTCTTTTGGTATAGTTGTCGCTCTGAGCAAAAGAGAAATTGTGATGTTCAAATCTTTTCTGGATACCATTGTCTATGGTCTTAGCGATAGCGCTAAGGCTTTTTTGATTATTCTAGTTACAGATATATTTGTAGGATTTCACTCACCAGAGGGGTGGGAAGTCTTGCTTGCAGGATTCTCAGAACATTTAGGTCTGCCAACCAGTAGAAATGTAATATTTTTCTTTATTGCTACATTTCCCGTGATTTTAAACACTATTTTTAAATACTGGATATTCCGCTATTTGAGTCGTTTATCTCCGTCAGCATTAGCTACGTTAAAAGAGATGGACGAATAA